From Hydra vulgaris chromosome 15, alternate assembly HydraT2T_AEP, one genomic window encodes:
- the LOC124813615 gene encoding uncharacterized protein LOC124813615, translating into MSSYKDAICQYQYSDMVEYTNSSFLISCYILNAVFTLSTNGFLILGLHITTKNKKDTQNEKLVIALSVIDILYALIVSPSQTILLKLIDNFGCLEISIISFFRIWLLGLSSSIFILISFERYLTVFNNNKVCGVTIKDSYLFGYLSLVIFFTCCTAVLYSVVYATSSLHLQFILYIGTGFITMLSLFLIVIANLLMLVQTEKKLRRSSVQIQKNIEIKNYITKTVVIISLTHVLFYTPCLIAQYYLSFVFSKNNISQVPGVYRILMWTIAIREVSSWINPLIYIVRNRKVSKLFGSRINSLLANFNLKERPTRESTSECRSLSAI; encoded by the coding sequence ATGTCAAGTTACAAAGATGCAATATGTCAATACCAATATAGTGATATGGTGGAATATACAAAcagcagttttttaatttcatgttatattttgaacGCAGTATTTACACTATCTACGAATGGTTTCTTGATTTTGGGCTTACATATTACAACCAAAAACAAAAAGGACACTCAAAACGAGAAGCTTGTTATTGCACTATCCgttattgatatattatatgCTCTAATAGTTTCACCATCTCAAACAATATTACTAAAGCTGATTGATAATTTTGGTTGCTTAGAGATAtctattatatcattttttcgAATTTGGTTGTTAGGCTTATCAAgctcaatttttatattaatttcttttgaGCGTTATCTTACTGTATTTAATAACAACAAGGTTTGTGGGGTTACAATTAAAGACTCCTATTTATTTGGATACCtttcattagttattttttttacgtGTTGTACTGCTGTCTTGTACAGTGTAGTGTATGCTACATCAAGCCTGCATCTacagtttatactttatattggGACTGGTTTTATTACAATGCTTTCACTTTTTCTGATTGTTATTGCTAATCTTTTAATGCTTGttcaaactgaaaaaaagttgagaAGAAGTTCTGTTCAAATTCagaaaaacattgaaataaaaaactacatCACAAAAACCGTAGTAATAATATCACTTACACATGTATTGTTTTACACGCCGTGCTTAATAGCGCAGTACTATTTGTcgtttgttttttcaaaaaacaatatttctcaAGTTCCTGGAGTTTATCGGATACTTATGTGGACCATAGCCATTAGAGAAGTTAGTTCCTGGATTAATCcattaatttatatagttaGAAACAGaaaagtttctaaattatttgGTTCTAGAATAAATTCATTACTTGCAAATTTTAATCTAAAGGAAAGACCAACCCGAGAAAGCACATCTGAATGCAGATCTTTATCTGcgatttaa